A stretch of Besnoitia besnoiti strain Bb-Ger1 chromosome V, whole genome shotgun sequence DNA encodes these proteins:
- a CDS encoding hypothetical protein (encoded by transcript BESB_059540), with product MVMSFNPGRKIRSPFSCGGEDATRQAVSGAESAVSSTKGASTSLSLFSRSLSQLGSVPGGGCGLPVFTGDPPMTCAGSAAQSSSERRSACVLAFDANARRVEMTAGGNEPRHERSCSGLTASGGPHVCGMMATQSHRGDGGRGGRFGSPRKLCGASSPARLAHAAGGVLRLTPRQGVCTLAAAAVRSLSLPRRPVAGLSGEGDTARTGARSFSLPLPRATALTPCFVETQNLAPAPAAVRARHVDGVMREGSCAHPFSGALVPSSTGLASSFLSERFNQPNHGGVNSSHRLCSHPGPARGESRWMSIALGSSRFQRQPQAHSALLSARGAQQCPGPFRATWRSFASFDLSKSGSMSFTFEGANSPLASGSPPFSAPPSARGGPSPTESSTALSTERLLLLVAEDSKRGLPQRRMRFASLLAPPPQTPQQQCRAAGFLLDELRARVAAQIATLQALGALLDQAGRAIRNLRKAGENLYSPLAPLGVDPEASALKLGGASQNGSLISRLEGMIRVAHDTLLRQYAILLPYGGREGGSACEIGLSTSDSSHRRMSRCLDFHRDFLSLIPALRSLHPRIVTLVVAGARQQFQDAWQHLEKLREDGGRGGEKIRVEGAFLMQQYEGQLEQTIEDFLVRNVSLGILLYHFDHLHHQMQSRWAASSGRHAHSRGTPSLRASDAPHAQSPFRLASPFFSTCSHPHHSPLSPRQAPDLPPAGGDYGSSKVRYAHTSLAMESPGGRAAARAPTGGGHPAASGPEAEECEEAPLPPVIGVLDRFCQPAVQLKAVIQDAQALCRAVSGTAPLVRVFTLETDAYRLRVEQGEETNAYRGDAISASAAPAAGVPCALSSDAEAVASPPIVFPSPILRYILAELLKNAMRATIQKREEDEKRRNLVEREQAARLGREDAPVECVVMPVSGGVWIRISDRGVGIREDKKRFIFNCLNKDGQAIKDAATLLTGGLSSEGAQTELGAAAPPSPGAPSNSIGTAKAEQEALEQRLDRVRASGCGVGLLLSRAYMRYFGGALMLRSTPGEGTDCFLFVPSLETRSENLPSSAVPALWGGADARPRDSLCAEGGGGPGGRDASGRAGGRLDEESQIPEELLMDGLRAWTRSRLVCEV from the coding sequence ATGGTCATGTCATTCAATCCTGGCCGCAAGATTCGCTCCCCGTTTTcttgcggaggcgaagatgCGACTAGGCAGGCGGTTTCTGGCGCGGAGTCTGCAGTCTCGTCCACTAAAGGGGCATCGACGTCgttgtctctcttttctcggAGTCTGTCGCAACTCGGCTCTGTCCCTGGGGGTGGCTGCGGGCTCCCAGTTTTCACTGGCGATCCTCCCATGACCTGCGCCGGTTCCGCGGCACAGAGCTCCTCTGAGCGGCGTTCCGCTTGTGTGCTCGCCTTCGACGCCAACGCCCGCCGAGTGGAGATGACCGCTGGCGGGAACGAGCCGCGCCATGAGCGCAGCTGCTCAGGCCTCACGGCCAGCGGTGGACCTCACGTATGCGGGATGATGGCCACGCAGTCTCACAGAGGCGATGGCGGACGCGGGGGCAGGTTTGGCTCCCCGAGAAAGTTATGTGGCGCTTCCAGCCCAGCTAGGctggcgcacgcggctgGAGGGGTCTTACGCTTGACACCGCGTCagggtgtatgtacactggcggctgctgcagttcgGAGCCTGTCGTTACCTCGTCGCCCCGTCGCCGGCCTGTCAGGAGAAGGCGACACTGCGCGAACGGGCGCTCGAAGCTTTTCCTTACCTCTGCCAAGAGCTACAGCGTTGACACCCTGCTTTGTCGAAACGCAGAatctcgcgcccgcccctgCGGCCGTCCGGGCGCGTCACGTGGATGGCGTGATGCGAGAGGGCAGTTGTGCGCATCCGTTTTCCGGGGCTCTGGTCCCTTCGTCTACGGGGTTGGCCTCTTCTTTCCTGTCGGAACGCTTCAACCAACCAAACCACGGCGGAGTCAACAGCTCCCATAGGCTGTGCTCGCATCCGGGCCCTGCTCGAGGAGAGAGCCGCTGGATGTCGATTGCTCTAGGCTCGTCTCGCTTTCAGCGTCAGCCTCAGGCACATTCAGCGCTGCTCTCGGCGCGTGGTGCGCAGCAGTGCCCAGGGCCGTTCCGTGCAACTTGGCGTTCCTTTGCTTCGTTCGATCTCTCCAAGAGTGGAAGTATGTCTTTCACGTTCGAGGGAGCGAATTCGCCGTTAGCGTCTGGATCGCCTCCTTTTTCTGCGCCACCCAGCGCCCGTGGGGGGCCGTCGCCAACAGAGAGCTCTACAGCCCTGAGCACagagcgccttcttctgctcgtCGCAGAAGACTCCAAGCGCGGCTTGCCCcagcgacgcatgcgcttcgcttctctcttggcgccgcccccgcaaACTCCTCAGCAGCagtgccgcgcggcgggattcctcctcgacgagctgcgggcgcgcgtgGCCGCGCAGATTgcgacgctgcaggcgcttggCGCACTGCTGGATCAAGCTGGCAGGGCGATTCGAAACCTGCGGAAGGCGGGGGAAAATTTGTATAGCCCGTtggcgccgctcggcgtGGATCCAGAGGCCTCTGCACTGAAGCTCGGTGGAGCGAGTCAGAACGGGAGTTTGATCTCGCGACTCGAGGGCATGATTCGGGTCGCGCACGacacgctgctgcggcagtaTGCGATCTTGCTTCCTTacggagggcgagagggcggCTCTGCTTGCGAGATAGGGCTCTCCACATCCGACTCATCCCACAGGAGGATGTCTCGCTGCCTCGACTTCCACCGGGACTTCCTTTCGCTGATTCCGGCTCTGCGTTCGCTGCATCCGCGCATCGTCACCCTGGTGGTTGCAggggcgcggcagcagtTCCAAGACGCTTGGCAGCATCTGGAGAAGCTCAGAGAAGATGGCGGCAGGGGCGGCGAGAAGATTCGCGTGGAGGGCGCCTTTCTTATGCAGCAGTACGAGGGCCAGCTCGAGCAGACGATCGAAGATTTCCTCGTGCGAAACGTGAGTCTGGGGATTCTTTTGTACCACTTTGACCACCTGCACCACCAAATGCAGAGTCGATGGGCTGCGAGCTCCGGTCGCCACGCGCACAGCCGTGGCACGCCGTCACTGCGTGCGTCTGACGCCCCCCACGCTCAGTCTCCCTTCCGCCTTGCgtcgcctttcttctctaCGTGTTCGCACCCGCACCACTCGCCCCTGTCCCCCCGCCAGGCGCCCGACCTGCCCCCTGCGGGGGGGGACTATGGATCCTCGAAAGTCCGCTACGCGCACACGTCGCTGGCGATGGAAAGtcccggcggccgcgcggccgcgcgagccccGACGGGCGGGGGGCATCCAGCCGCGAGTGGTCCGGAAGCGGAAGAATGCGAGGAGGCCCCTCTGCCTCCTGTCATCGGCGTGTTGGATCGCTTCTGCCAGCCCGCCGTGCAGCTGAAGGCAGTGATTCAagatgcgcaggcgctgtgTCGAGCGGTGTCGGGGACAGCGCCTCTCGTACGCGTTTTCACTCTCGAGACCGACGCGTATCGCCTTCGAGTCGAGCaaggagaggaaacgaaCGCCTACCGGGGGGATGCCatctcggcgtcggcggcgcccgctgcgggcgttccctgcgccctctccagcgacgcggaagccgtcgcgtctccgccgatCGTCTTCCCTTCGCCGATTCTGCGGTACATACTCGCGGAGCTGTTGAAGAACGCGATGCGTGCGACGAttcagaagcgcgaggaagatGAGAAGAGGCGCAACTTGGTTGAGCGCGAacaggccgcgcggctcggccgcgaggacgcgccggtCGAGTGCGTCGTCATGcctgtctccggcggcgtctggATACGCATCTCCGACCGCGGAGTCGGCATTCGCGAAGACAAAAAGCGCTTCATCTTCAACTGCTTGAACAAGGACGGCCAAGCGATaaaagacgccgcgacgctgtTGACTGGGGGTCTCTCCAGCGAGGGGGCACAGACCGAGCTCGGGGCGGCAGCCCCTCCCTCGCCGGGCGCGCCCAGCAACTCTATAGGCACTGCAAAGGCCGAGcaagaggcgctggagcagcgTCTGGATCGCGTGCGGGCGTCGGGCTGCGGAGTTGGTCTCTTGCTGAGTCGCGCGTACATGAGGTACTTTGGGGGAGCGCTCATGCTGCGCTCTACGCCTGGAGAGGGAACGGactgcttcctcttcgttccttctctcgagacgcgaagcgaaaacttgccgtcctccgcggtgCCTGCCCTctggggcggcgcagacgcccgaCCCCGGGActcgctctgcgcagagGGTGGGGGGGGACCGGGGGGTAGGGACGCCAGCGGGCGAGCCGGCGGAAGGCTCGACGAGGAATCGCAGATCCCTGAAGAACTGCTGATGGACGGCCTGCGTGCGTGGACACGCAGCAGGCTTGTGTGCGAGGTTTGA